The sequence TACTGGTACTGGGTTGAATTTACGAATGCACCCATTAGGAGCGGCCATTGTTATGCCTCAAATGGCTCACTTTGAACAAATAATGGAAGAAAAGCGAGAAACGGCAATGTTAATGAAAAAAGGTATTGAGTCTATCAATGGCTTAAAAATAGTCCGTATTCCTGACAAAGCTAATCCTGCTTGGTACGCATTACCTATCATATTTGATAAAACTCAATTTACAATTGAACTCCATGATTTTGTTAAAAAATTAAATGAATTTGGTGCTGTAGAGGCTGATATTCCGGGAACAACTTGCCCACTTAATAATTATTTTTTATTTCACTCTCCACAGAAGATATCTCAAAGTTATTGTAAAAAAGTACGCATTCAAAAATGTCATTTCGAGAATGCCATTAAATTTCATAATAGTATGTTCAAATTAGATGTTTGGTATGGTGAAGAACGCTACAATTTTATTGATAACTATTTATCCATTATTAGAACTGTTGCGGAGTTATATAAAAAATGATTGAGCCTTTAGTTCCTTATAACATATTAAATTCTTTGGATAAATATGATCGTATCGTAGTTGGTGGTATCATTAAAGTTGATGACATAAACGATAAAGTACTTTTTCTAAAACGTTCTCAGCATGAGTTTATGCCTAATGTTTGGGAAATACCTTCAGGTGGTATTGAAGAGGGAGAATCCATGCTTCAAGCACTTAAACGAGAAATAAAAGAAGAAACAAATCTAGATATTTTAGATGTTGAGAAATTTGTCAGTGCCGTTGATTATCTTGCCGGTGAAGCTAAATGCCTACAACTAAACTTTAATGTACGTTGTTCTGGGAATGTGAAACTAAGTGATGAACACTCTGAATTTATCTTTTCAAGATTAGATACTTTCTTGAGTAATTTAGATGAGTTTATGCTTAAGATAATTACATTAGGGTGAATACCGCTATTTTTAAAAGGCGGTAAGGTAAGTTTAAAGAGGTAAAACTTACCTTATCTAGAGGATAGAAAATGGTTAGTTGTCGGGTAAATTAGCTGAGCACACTTCACAATGTGGATTTTTAGGTAATTTGAACTCACGAAATTGCATTCGCATTGCATCAAACATCAATACTTTACCCTGTAAATTTTCACCGTAGCCAGTCAGTAATTTAATGGCTTCAACCGCTTGTAATGTACCAATAGTACCCACAACAGGTGCCATTATCCCTGCTTCAACACAACTTAAAGCGTTATCGCCAAAAAGATGGCTTAGGCAACGATAGCACGGTTCGTCATCTTGGTAAGTGAATACGCTGATTTGGCCTTCCATTCGAATAGCTGCACCCGATACAAGCGGTTTTTTCTGATGAAAGCAGAGGCGATTAAGTTGCTCACGTACTGTCACATTATCCGTACAGTCCATGACGATATTATGTTGACTAATCAGTTTATCTAAAGCCTGATCTTCAAGTAATGCATCAACGGTTTCTATCGTAACATGAGGATTAATTGCTTCTAATGTTGCTTTTGCAGAGAGGACTTTTGGTTGACCGATCGTGGTGTCGCGATGAAGGATTTGGCGCTGAAGATTAGAAAGGGAAACCGTATCAAAATCTAATAATGTGAGTTTTCCTACCCCTGCGGCTGTCAGATATTGCGAAGCGCTACATCCTAAGCCACCCGCACCAACAATGAGTACAGAGGCACTTTTCAGCGCCTCTTGACCATCAAAATCAAAACCTCTTAATACAATCTGGCGATTGTAGCGTAGCGTTTCTTCATCCGTTAATTCAATACTCATAAAAACTATTCACTTTTTAACAGAGAATTAAATAGCTCGATTGTGACCGTTTCACCCGCAGACACTTTACCACGTTCACGTTCTAAGACGATAAAACAGTTAGCGACACTAAAGGAGCTGTAAACGTGTGAACCTTGGTGACCTGAGGTGTCTACTTGCCATACACCTTCTGCATTAATACTGGCGATACCACGTTGAAAATCAAGACGACCTACTGATTTTTTCAATGATGATTGTGCAATGGCTTGGAAACGTTGCGGTGCTTTCCAATGGCTAAAGCCTGATAGACGTGCAATTAAAGGCTGAACTAATTGATAGAATGTCACGGTTGCTGAGACAGGATTGCCCGGTAAACCGCAGAACCATGCATGATGTAATCGACCAAAGGCAAACGGTTTTCCCGGTTTAATGGCAAGCTTCCAAAAACCAATCTCACCCATTTCATCAAGAATTTGTTTAGTGTAATCGGCTTCACCCACAGAAACCCCACCACTACTGATCACTAAGTCTGCTTCTTGATCAGCCTTTTTAAAGGTTTCACGTAGTTTTTCTGGTGAATCAGGAACAACACCTAAATCTAAAACGTCACATCCTAGTTTTTCAAGCATTAAACGTACCGCAAAGCGGTTGGTATCATAAATCTGACCGGCTTTTAATGGTTGTCCGATGGTTTGTAATTCATCACCTGTTGAGAAAACAGCCACTTTTAAACGGCGATAGAC comes from Proteus vulgaris and encodes:
- a CDS encoding NUDIX hydrolase yields the protein MIEPLVPYNILNSLDKYDRIVVGGIIKVDDINDKVLFLKRSQHEFMPNVWEIPSGGIEEGESMLQALKREIKEETNLDILDVEKFVSAVDYLAGEAKCLQLNFNVRCSGNVKLSDEHSEFIFSRLDTFLSNLDEFMLKIITLG
- the moeB gene encoding molybdopterin-synthase adenylyltransferase MoeB, whose product is MSIELTDEETLRYNRQIVLRGFDFDGQEALKSASVLIVGAGGLGCSASQYLTAAGVGKLTLLDFDTVSLSNLQRQILHRDTTIGQPKVLSAKATLEAINPHVTIETVDALLEDQALDKLISQHNIVMDCTDNVTVREQLNRLCFHQKKPLVSGAAIRMEGQISVFTYQDDEPCYRCLSHLFGDNALSCVEAGIMAPVVGTIGTLQAVEAIKLLTGYGENLQGKVLMFDAMRMQFREFKLPKNPHCEVCSANLPDN
- the moeA gene encoding molybdopterin molybdotransferase MoeA; protein product: MSQCHVSGLLSLDEALEKLLEKPLAITNTLNIPLNNAADYILSEDITSPLNVPPFDNSAMDGYGLRYADLDAQTPLPIAGKSFAGIPFEGELPAGQCVRIMTGAMVPAGVDTVIMQEDAEVTEHGVRFLQPAKKGQNIRRIGEDIKENDIVLPAGTKLSTAQLPLIASLGVATVQVYRRLKVAVFSTGDELQTIGQPLKAGQIYDTNRFAVRLMLEKLGCDVLDLGVVPDSPEKLRETFKKADQEADLVISSGGVSVGEADYTKQILDEMGEIGFWKLAIKPGKPFAFGRLHHAWFCGLPGNPVSATVTFYQLVQPLIARLSGFSHWKAPQRFQAIAQSSLKKSVGRLDFQRGIASINAEGVWQVDTSGHQGSHVYSSFSVANCFIVLERERGKVSAGETVTIELFNSLLKSE